One window of the Micromonospora citrea genome contains the following:
- a CDS encoding Lsr2 family DNA-binding protein: MSITTMTPPNGTAALVRAAKGTPAPAQRMPMGIRVTVGPGAPVAPTTGAEPTPAQVRRTVEELLRIAAGSEAARTRKLAEKITGLVQELTGRVEAEEATRQEREAAEKRRRELSEAAEKLASQLAEVRQELRAAGRRDSADSPPRNRREGAAQRVAMRQWAVANGYEVKERGRISREICEAYAAATGSEVTQ; encoded by the coding sequence ATGAGCATCACGACGATGACGCCGCCCAACGGTACCGCCGCGCTGGTGCGCGCGGCGAAGGGCACGCCGGCCCCGGCGCAGCGGATGCCGATGGGCATCCGGGTCACCGTGGGCCCTGGCGCGCCGGTCGCGCCGACCACGGGGGCCGAGCCGACGCCAGCCCAGGTCCGCCGCACTGTGGAGGAGCTGCTGCGAATTGCGGCCGGCAGCGAGGCCGCCCGAACCCGGAAGCTCGCCGAGAAGATCACCGGCCTGGTGCAGGAGCTGACCGGGCGGGTCGAGGCGGAGGAGGCGACGCGCCAGGAGCGCGAGGCCGCTGAGAAGCGACGCCGCGAGCTGTCCGAGGCTGCGGAGAAGCTGGCGAGCCAGCTCGCCGAGGTGCGCCAGGAGCTGCGGGCGGCCGGCCGCCGCGATTCTGCGGACTCGCCGCCGCGTAATCGCCGCGAGGGCGCCGCCCAGCGGGTGGCAATGCGCCAGTGGGCCGTGGCCAACGGCTACGAGGTCAAGGAGCGGGGTCGGATCTCGCGCGAGATCTGCGAGGCGTACGCGGCGGCTACTGGGTCGGAGGTGACCCAGTGA
- a CDS encoding sigma-70 family RNA polymerase sigma factor: MTALVARAQAGDAEAFGLVYDRYTDQVFRLIYRRVLDRQVAEDLTSETFLRALCNINSFRRPGGDFGAWVTTIARNLVINWQRSHQRRERPVAELRDAAPADRAPGPEAAAVDTLTREALLAGIEQLNPVQRQCITLRYLRELSIEETAQALGKTPMAIKSVQYKALKALRALLPVTVVMPA, from the coding sequence ATGACCGCGCTGGTGGCGCGGGCACAGGCTGGTGACGCGGAAGCGTTCGGGCTGGTCTACGACCGGTACACCGACCAGGTGTTTCGGCTCATCTACCGGCGGGTCCTGGACCGGCAGGTTGCCGAGGACCTGACCTCGGAGACGTTCCTGCGGGCACTGTGCAACATCAACTCGTTCCGGCGGCCGGGCGGCGACTTCGGTGCCTGGGTGACCACGATCGCCCGGAATCTGGTGATCAACTGGCAGCGGTCGCACCAGCGGCGTGAGCGGCCGGTGGCGGAGTTGCGGGACGCGGCCCCGGCGGACCGGGCGCCGGGCCCGGAGGCCGCCGCAGTGGACACCCTGACCCGTGAGGCCCTGCTCGCCGGGATCGAGCAGCTCAACCCGGTACAGCGGCAGTGCATCACACTGCGGTACCTGCGGGAGCTGTCAATCGAGGAGACCGCGCAGGCGCTGGGCAAGACCCCGATGGCGATCAAGTCGGTGCAGTACAAGGCACTGAAGGCGCTGCGGGCACTGCTGCCGGTGACGGTGGTGATGCCGGCATGA
- a CDS encoding PP2C family protein-serine/threonine phosphatase — MTPPLRIERAGGSHVGYVRQRNEDSIYLGRSLIAVADGLGGHVAGDVASSTVIEAMRQYDREVDPSLLAATLGQAVNAANNALRERITSDAELAGMGTTLVAMLINGQTAALANIGDSRAYRLHRLATQGGLTTQVTEDHVYGRLVSDAADVPNLPERLARFLDGRPDGRSPDITLLALNPGDRFLLCSDGLSSYVPEHLLHAALANASTPTQTVDRLIAAALDHGGPDNVTVAVIDVQEGTGSD, encoded by the coding sequence ATGACGCCGCCCCTCCGCATCGAGCGAGCAGGTGGGTCGCACGTCGGCTACGTCCGACAGCGCAACGAAGATTCGATCTACTTGGGACGCTCTCTGATCGCCGTAGCTGATGGGCTCGGGGGGCACGTCGCCGGCGACGTAGCCAGCTCGACGGTGATCGAGGCCATGCGGCAGTACGACCGGGAAGTCGATCCGAGCCTTCTTGCAGCCACACTCGGGCAGGCCGTCAATGCCGCCAACAACGCTCTCCGAGAACGGATCACGTCCGATGCCGAGCTAGCAGGTATGGGGACCACCCTGGTCGCCATGCTGATCAACGGCCAGACTGCCGCGCTGGCCAACATCGGCGATTCGCGGGCCTACCGACTTCACAGGCTGGCCACACAGGGTGGCCTCACCACGCAAGTCACGGAAGATCACGTCTACGGCCGCCTGGTCTCCGACGCCGCAGATGTGCCTAACCTCCCCGAAAGGCTGGCACGCTTCCTGGACGGAAGACCCGACGGCCGCTCGCCAGACATCACCTTGTTGGCCTTGAACCCGGGCGACCGGTTTCTGCTGTGCTCCGATGGGCTCAGTTCGTACGTGCCGGAGCACCTGCTACACGCCGCACTGGCAAACGCCTCAACGCCGACACAGACGGTTGATCGCCTGATCGCGGCGGCTCTCGACCACGGCGGCCCAGACAACGTCACCGTCGCTGTCATCGATGTCCAGGAGGGCACAGGATCCGACTGA
- a CDS encoding GntR family transcriptional regulator: MAVHSRYLDIAAKIRDRILANEWKPGSKLPRLDDFAAEYAANRDTIGRAIGALEAEGYVWAIQGRGIIVRHGTIRPRRPRGNLVKRNTVAPGYSFPSASSQEVWKHHIPPVATFEPVTDSRIAKLLGIPQGTEVLRRFRVTGPESEPPFQINISWIHPRVADIPGVASQAPGPGDWLYRIERAGHWPLSWMEIHRARMPSKDEAALLEIPTSLPVLEIVRVGTSGADGQPVEVTEYVVASDRVETIHVLHRDDSAQNPWPDEGKDAPHGDGGGAA; this comes from the coding sequence GTGGCCGTACACTCGCGCTACCTGGACATAGCGGCCAAGATCCGCGATCGGATCCTGGCCAACGAGTGGAAGCCCGGTTCCAAGCTGCCGCGCCTCGACGACTTTGCCGCCGAGTACGCAGCAAACCGGGACACCATTGGGAGAGCCATCGGTGCACTGGAGGCCGAAGGCTACGTCTGGGCGATCCAAGGCCGAGGGATCATCGTCCGTCACGGGACGATCCGCCCTCGTCGCCCTCGTGGGAACCTGGTGAAGCGAAACACCGTCGCGCCTGGGTACTCGTTCCCCTCGGCCTCCAGCCAGGAGGTCTGGAAGCACCACATCCCGCCCGTGGCAACCTTCGAGCCGGTGACCGATTCCCGGATCGCCAAGCTGCTTGGTATCCCGCAGGGGACCGAGGTGCTACGGCGTTTTCGGGTCACCGGGCCAGAGTCGGAGCCCCCCTTCCAGATCAACATCTCCTGGATCCATCCTCGGGTGGCCGATATCCCAGGGGTTGCCTCACAGGCGCCAGGGCCGGGGGACTGGCTTTACCGGATCGAGCGAGCTGGCCACTGGCCGCTGAGTTGGATGGAGATCCACAGGGCCCGGATGCCCAGCAAGGACGAGGCAGCACTACTCGAGATCCCGACCAGCCTCCCGGTCTTGGAAATCGTTCGCGTCGGCACATCCGGAGCAGACGGTCAGCCCGTCGAGGTGACGGAGTACGTCGTTGCCAGTGACCGTGTCGAGACGATCCACGTTCTGCATCGAGATGATTCAGCACAGAATCCTTGGCCTGACGAGGGTAAAGATGCACCCCACGGCGACGGCGGCGGTGCTGCATGA
- a CDS encoding GGDEF domain-containing protein, which produces MKARTVLLPAVAALSVAGHVWAARAVRSQRCRLAQARREATTDPLTGLANRAGLAAALDEMDGESYDLVLADLDKFKPVNDTWGHAAGDRLLVEIARRLREPLDGIDGAVVARIGGDEFVLACPSPAPMAQILGAEVIQALAAPIEVADGVAVSVTASVGAVHATAGEDRSRAFAAADAAAYEVKLRGGDGLVEHNVLTELPEVEQRPLVRLRELAALTHALGVAA; this is translated from the coding sequence GTGAAGGCGCGGACGGTGCTGCTCCCGGCCGTTGCGGCGCTGTCGGTGGCTGGGCACGTGTGGGCCGCGCGGGCGGTTCGGTCGCAGCGGTGCCGCCTGGCGCAGGCCCGCCGGGAGGCGACCACGGATCCGCTGACTGGCCTGGCGAACCGGGCGGGCTTGGCCGCCGCGCTCGACGAGATGGACGGCGAGTCGTACGACCTGGTCCTGGCCGACCTGGACAAGTTCAAGCCGGTCAACGACACCTGGGGCCACGCCGCCGGGGATCGGCTGCTGGTGGAGATCGCCCGCCGGCTGCGGGAGCCGTTGGACGGCATCGACGGCGCGGTCGTCGCCCGGATCGGTGGCGACGAGTTCGTGCTGGCGTGCCCGTCGCCGGCACCGATGGCGCAGATTCTCGGCGCGGAGGTCATCCAGGCCTTGGCCGCGCCGATCGAGGTCGCCGACGGCGTCGCCGTTTCGGTGACGGCCAGCGTCGGTGCGGTCCACGCCACGGCCGGTGAGGACCGGAGCCGGGCCTTCGCCGCCGCGGACGCCGCCGCGTACGAAGTCAAGCTGCGTGGTGGTGACGGCCTGGTCGAGCACAACGTGCTCACTGAGCTGCCGGAGGTGGAGCAGCGTCCGCTGGTGCGGCTGCGCGAGCTGGCCGCTCTCACCCACGCGCTGGGGGTGGCGGCATGA